AAGTCAGATATTTCTCAGTAGCTGCAAAGGTGTGCTTTAAAATACCAAATTTAACACTTTTATGTTTATCAGGTGACTCTTCTATTGAAAGTTTTAGGAGTACTCAAATGACCTTTCTTCTGAAATTGTGTGTATTAtatcctccccatccctcctcagtAGTTATAAATGTATTAACCTTTGAAGTATGCCCACCACTGACCAGTATAAATCCGTAACTACAAATCATtacacaccttaaaaaaaaattataaaacatacCTGACTTAATAGCTGTCCATGAAAAATGTTGTTAACCACATTCAAAACCTGTTTTATAAGTTTTCTTTGAGAAGCAGGGATGAGAGCTGGGTATCTGGTCCCTGTAGTCTCCAGTTCCTGCTGCACTTTATCCAAAAGTTCACAGAGAAATTCCTGAGCATCTTGTTGGGCATATCCTCTGAAGGCTGGAATTAGTCTCCACACAGAATGAAGCATGGCAAAAGGAGACACCAGCGCCCATTTACCAGACCACATAACTTGGAACAGAGTATGCAGCTCATGACAGAGAGAAATATGCTTTGAACTGGGCTCCCTGGGCTGAATAAGTtccatatttctgctttttgatGCTCCTCCACTTAATCCAGAGGATAAACTAGGCCGCCTCACAGAAGACGATCCCTTTACTTTCTCTTGGTTCTCATTCACATGTAATGTTGAGGCAGCTATTGACAGGTGTTTAGTTGAAGATCTGGTTTTACCATTGCTTGCTGTTGCCAGCAGTTCCTGAGTTTGGTTGAGATCAAGCTTTAAAAAGCATTCTCTAAAAATAAGTAAGTGACTTAATACCTGCAGGATAGAATTCATATAGCATGTATTTCCCAGGTTTCTCAGTCCTGTTACCCCAGGAGTCACCGTGGGCCTTCGTTTAATTGGAGAGTCACTTATTTTTTTCAATCTTACTTCATCTGAGGTATACGTTTTTTTCAACTCTGCCACAGATTCCATGTTCTGTGATGTtttttgcaggcagggtgctgTTTCTGAGGACATTCTAATCTGATTTTGTAAACGACTGCTCTTTCTTGGAGGcatcttttccatctctgctttcaACTCACGCTTTCGTTCTTGTCTTCTCTTCCTAGCTTTGTCccttctttcctctgcttcttcccgacgcctttcttcttccaaaatcttttttccagtaGGTGTCAACTCAAGCCATGATCTGAATATTTTGCCCAGGAGCGCACGCCGTCGGTGCCAGAGAGCTGTGAACATGCGATCTTCATTCCGAAGCAAGGCTTGGGCACCACCATGTGAAAGGTAAGAATCATCACTTGTACCCATAGAACGCAAAGTCCTCCCACTTCGAGTAGTGCACTCATAGTTTTGACTCTTGATTGCACTTAATGTGCTTCGCAACAGTTTTAAATCACCAGTTGCGTTATCATTAAGAACATAATCA
The genomic region above belongs to Mycteria americana isolate JAX WOST 10 ecotype Jacksonville Zoo and Gardens chromosome 1, USCA_MyAme_1.0, whole genome shotgun sequence and contains:
- the USP44 gene encoding ubiquitin carboxyl-terminal hydrolase 44 isoform X1, with amino-acid sequence MDKCKHIGRLRLAQDHSILNPQKWHCMDCNTTESVWACLSCSHVACGRYIEEHALKHFQESSHPVALEVNELYVFCYLCDDYVLNDNATGDLKLLRSTLSAIKSQNYECTTRSGRTLRSMGTSDDSYLSHGGAQALLRNEDRMFTALWHRRRALLGKIFRSWLELTPTGKKILEEERRREEAEERRDKARKRRQERKRELKAEMEKMPPRKSSRLQNQIRMSSETAPCLQKTSQNMESVAELKKTYTSDEVRLKKISDSPIKRRPTVTPGVTGLRNLGNTCYMNSILQVLSHLLIFRECFLKLDLNQTQELLATASNGKTRSSTKHLSIAASTLHVNENQEKVKGSSSVRRPSLSSGLSGGASKSRNMELIQPREPSSKHISLCHELHTLFQVMWSGKWALVSPFAMLHSVWRLIPAFRGYAQQDAQEFLCELLDKVQQELETTGTRYPALIPASQRKLIKQVLNVVNNIFHGQLLSQVTCLACDNKSNTIEPFWDLSLEFPERYHCNGKEMSTQYPCLLTEMLAKFTETEALEGKIYACDQCNTKRRKFSSKPVILTEAQKQLMVCRLPQVLRLHLKRFRWSGRNHREKIGVHVNFDQMLNMEPYCCRESLKSLLPDCFIYDLSAVVMHHGKGFGSGHYTAYCYNSEGGFWVHCNDSKLNMCTMEEVCKAQAYILFYSQRLTQANGRGKIPCPSTAESQQHTELADCSMDNGSSS
- the USP44 gene encoding ubiquitin carboxyl-terminal hydrolase 44 isoform X2 codes for the protein MDKCKHIGRLRLAQDHSILNPQKWHCMDCNTTESVWACLSCSHVACGRYIEEHALKHFQESSHPVALEVNELYVFCYLCDDYVLNDNATGDLKLLRSTLSAIKSQNYECTTRSGRTLRSMGTSDDSYLSHGGAQALLRNEDRMFTALWHRRRALLGKIFRSWLELTPTGKKILEEERRREEAEERRDKARKRRQERKRELKAEMEKMPPRKSSRLQNQIRMSSETAPCLQKTSQNMESVAELKKTYTSDEVRLKKISDSPIKRRPTVTPGVTGLRNLGNTCYMNSILQVLSHLLIFRECFLKLDLNQTQELLATASNGKTRSSTKHLSIAASTLHVNENQEKVKGSSSVRRPSLSSGLSGGASKSRNMELIQPREPSSKHISLCHELHTLFQVMWSGKWALVSPFAMLHSVWRLIPAFRGYAQQDAQEFLCELLDKVQQELETTGTRYPALIPASQRKLIKQVLNVVNNIFHGQLLSQVTCLACDNKSNTIEPFWDLSLEFPERYHCNGKEMSTQYPCLLTEMLAKFTETEALEGKIYACDQCNTKRRKFSSKPVILTEAQKQLMVCRLPQVLRLHLKRFR